Proteins encoded by one window of Lasioglossum baleicum chromosome 4, iyLasBale1, whole genome shotgun sequence:
- the Gammacop gene encoding coat protein (coatomer) gamma isoform X1 translates to MNTFKRDKKEEEDGGGNPFQNLEKTTVLQEARTFNNTPVNPIKCAHILTKILYLLNQGEQLGTLEATEAFFAMTKLFQSKDVVLRRLVYLGIKELSSLAEDVIIVTSSLTKDMTGKEDLYRAAAIRALCTITDAGMLAAIERYMKQAIVDRSPAVSSAALVSSLHLTNISGDVARRWANEAQEALYSNNVMVQYHALGVLYQARKSDKHAVIKLVAKLMKTFPKSPYAACMLIRMACKLLDEVDGSEELIAFIEYCLRQKSEMVVYEAAHALVNLGRSGAREIGPAISVLQLFCGSAKPALRFAAVRTLNKVAMTHPAAVTACNLDLENLITDSNRSIATLAITTLLKTGAESSVDRLMKQIATFVSEISDEFKVVVVQAIRALCQKFPRKHVVLMNFLSAMLRDEGGLEYKAAIADTIIAVMEGNAEAKEAGLAHLCEFIEDCEHISLAVRILHLLGQEGPTSKQPSRYIRFIYNRVILESASVRAAAVTALARFAAACPPLLPNVLVLLSRCQLDSDDEVRDRAAYYCAILQQQSDPTILPLVQPPLLSVPSLERALKNYIHTPMDEPFDISLIPPAQTAEEPPQIEDHTIVKQQVIRMTREECAMNRMLQIPQLAMEIRNSILVSTSLPFDLTESETEYNVKCIKHTFSDILVLEFSCMNTIYNQTLEDVTVVLDLYEGYSVVCEVPCPVLEYYQPGETYTVLKYPEDVHASVTTIPATLRFTVCDRDPDTGPEPEYKDEYMLDIVEMTLADQVRGLGNRGIDFNAAWAAATAKGYTMLEETFALGPSVSSLQGAIQILTEFLGLEDVDRTNRVQAGATAHNLLLGGYFRGEKEILARARLALSGAQVTMQLTVLCSDPDVAELIISSVG, encoded by the exons ATGAATACGTTTAAACGCGATAAAAAGGAGGAGGAAGATG GTGGGGGGAATCCTTTCCAAAATTTGGAAAAGACCACCGTGCTCCAGGAAGCACGTACCTTCAATAATACACCAGTTAATCCAATAAAATGTGCGCACATCCTGACAAAAATATTATACTTGTTAAATCAAGGAGAACAATTGGGAACATTGGAGGCGACAGAGGCGTTCTTCGCCATGACCAAATTATTTCAGTCCAAGGATGTCGTGTTAAGACGTTTGGTGTATTTAGGTATCAAAGAACTGAGTTCTTTGGCAGAGGATGTGATTATAGTAACCTCCAGTCTAACAAAAGATATGACTGGAAAAGAAGATTTATATAGAGCTGCAGCTATAAGAGCATTATGTACCATTACCGATGCTGGAATGTTAGCAGCTATCGAACGTTATATGAAACAAGCTATAGTAGATCGTTCTCCTGCAGTTTCTAGCGCCGCTTTGGTCTCTTCGTTACACTTGACCAATATATCTGGGGATGTTGCGCGCAGATGGGCGAATGAAGCTCAGGAAGCATTATACTCGAACAATGTAATGGTTCAGTATCATGCTCTGGGTGTTTTGTATCAAGCTCGAAAATCTGACAAACACGCTGTAATTAAGTTAGTTGCAAAACTTATGAAAACCTTTCCGAAGAGTCCCTATGCTGCTTGTATGTTGATTCGAATGGCATGTAAATTGCTGGACGAAGTTGACGGTAGTGAAGAATTGATAGCATTTATTGAGTATTGCCTGCGTCAAAAATCGGAAAtggtggtgtacgaagcagcgCACGCATTGGTGAATCTTGGCAGAAGCGGCGCTAGGGAAATAGGCCCTGCCATTAGCGTTCTTCAATTATTCTGCGGATCAGCTAAGCCGGCTTTGAGATTTGCCGCAGTTAGGACATTGAATAAAGTTGCTATGACCCATCCAGCGGCAGTCACCGCTTGCAACTTGGATTTAGAAAATTTGATTACAGATTCAAACAGGTCGATCGCTACGCTGGCAATCACTACTCTTCTAAAGACTGGTGCGGAAAGCTCCGTAGATCGATTAATGAAACAAATTGCAACATTTGTGTCCGAAATCTCGGATGAATTTAAGGTTGTTGTTGTTCAAGCCATAAG GGCTTTGTGTCAAAAGTTTCCTCGCAAGCACGTAGTTCTGATGAATTTTCTATCCGCTATGCTAAGAGACGAAGGAGGCCTCGAATACAAGGCAGCGATCGCGGACACAATAATTGCTGTTATGGAAGGGAACGCCGAAGCAAAGGAAGCAGGCCTGGCACATCTCTGTGAATTCATCGAAGACTGCGAACATATTTCCCTCGCCGTTCGCATTTTGCATTTACTCGGGCAAGAAGGGCCAACTTCCAAACAGCCATCCAGATACATCCGTTTCATTTATAATCGCGTGATCCTGGAAAGTGCTAGCGTTCGAGCAGCTGCAGTTACTGCGTTGGCACGTTTCGCTGCCGCGTGTCCTCCGTTGTTGCCTAACGTGTTAGTTTTATTATCACGTTGTCAGTTGGACTCTGATGACGAGGTCCGCGATCGTGCAGCTTATTATTGCGCTATACTCCAACAGCAAAGCGATCCAACTATTCTTCCCTTGGTACAACCACCCCTTTTGTCTGTGCCTAGTTTAGAGAGAGCCTTAAAAAATTACATTCACACACCTATGGACGAACCGTTCGATATTTCTCTG ATTCCTCCAGCACAAACAGCGGAAGAACCACCGCAAATAGAAGACCATACAATCGTGAAACAACAAGTAATTCGTATGACGAGAGAAGAATGCGCCATGAATCGGATGCTACAGATACCACAGTTGGCTATGGAGATTCGCAATTCGATACTAGTCAGCACCTCGCTTCCCTTCGATCTAACAGAATCGGAGACAGAATACAACGTGAAGTGTATCAAGCATACGTTCTCGGATATTCTTGTTTTAGAATTCAGCTGTATGAACACGATTTATAATCAGACTCTGGAGGATGTAACGGTAGTTCTTGATCTATACGAAGG TTACTCGGTCGTTTGCGAAGTTCCGTGTCCAGTTTTAGAATATTACCAACCAGGAGAAACTTACACAGTATTAAAATATCCAGAGGATGTTCACGCTAGCGTTACCACCATTCCCGCAACTCTGCGGTTCACGGTTTGCGACCGCGATCCTGACACAGGTCCTGAACCAGAATACAAAGACGAATATATG TTGGACATCGTGGAAATGACTCTCGCTGATCAAGTTCGAGGGCTTGGAAATAGAGGTATAGATTTCAATGCTGCATGGGCTGCAGCCACTGCAAAGGGATACACCATGTTGGAGGAGACGTTCGCTTTAGGCCCATCTGTATCGAGCTTACAAGGAGCCATTCAAATTCTTACAGAATTTTTAGGACTAGAGGATGTAGACCGAACAAATCGAGTTCAGGCAGGTGCTACCGCGCATAATCTGTTATTAGGCGGCTATTTCAGAGGCGAAAAAGAAATTCTTGCTCGCGCGAGATTAGCATTATCCGGCGCTCAAGTGACAATGCAACTGACAGTTCTATGTTCAGATCCGGATGTTGCAGAATTAATCATTTCTTCTGTAGGATAA
- the Gammacop gene encoding coat protein (coatomer) gamma isoform X2 → MVIMSGGNPFQNLEKTTVLQEARTFNNTPVNPIKCAHILTKILYLLNQGEQLGTLEATEAFFAMTKLFQSKDVVLRRLVYLGIKELSSLAEDVIIVTSSLTKDMTGKEDLYRAAAIRALCTITDAGMLAAIERYMKQAIVDRSPAVSSAALVSSLHLTNISGDVARRWANEAQEALYSNNVMVQYHALGVLYQARKSDKHAVIKLVAKLMKTFPKSPYAACMLIRMACKLLDEVDGSEELIAFIEYCLRQKSEMVVYEAAHALVNLGRSGAREIGPAISVLQLFCGSAKPALRFAAVRTLNKVAMTHPAAVTACNLDLENLITDSNRSIATLAITTLLKTGAESSVDRLMKQIATFVSEISDEFKVVVVQAIRALCQKFPRKHVVLMNFLSAMLRDEGGLEYKAAIADTIIAVMEGNAEAKEAGLAHLCEFIEDCEHISLAVRILHLLGQEGPTSKQPSRYIRFIYNRVILESASVRAAAVTALARFAAACPPLLPNVLVLLSRCQLDSDDEVRDRAAYYCAILQQQSDPTILPLVQPPLLSVPSLERALKNYIHTPMDEPFDISLIPPAQTAEEPPQIEDHTIVKQQVIRMTREECAMNRMLQIPQLAMEIRNSILVSTSLPFDLTESETEYNVKCIKHTFSDILVLEFSCMNTIYNQTLEDVTVVLDLYEGYSVVCEVPCPVLEYYQPGETYTVLKYPEDVHASVTTIPATLRFTVCDRDPDTGPEPEYKDEYMLDIVEMTLADQVRGLGNRGIDFNAAWAAATAKGYTMLEETFALGPSVSSLQGAIQILTEFLGLEDVDRTNRVQAGATAHNLLLGGYFRGEKEILARARLALSGAQVTMQLTVLCSDPDVAELIISSVG, encoded by the exons ATGGTAATTATGA GTGGGGGGAATCCTTTCCAAAATTTGGAAAAGACCACCGTGCTCCAGGAAGCACGTACCTTCAATAATACACCAGTTAATCCAATAAAATGTGCGCACATCCTGACAAAAATATTATACTTGTTAAATCAAGGAGAACAATTGGGAACATTGGAGGCGACAGAGGCGTTCTTCGCCATGACCAAATTATTTCAGTCCAAGGATGTCGTGTTAAGACGTTTGGTGTATTTAGGTATCAAAGAACTGAGTTCTTTGGCAGAGGATGTGATTATAGTAACCTCCAGTCTAACAAAAGATATGACTGGAAAAGAAGATTTATATAGAGCTGCAGCTATAAGAGCATTATGTACCATTACCGATGCTGGAATGTTAGCAGCTATCGAACGTTATATGAAACAAGCTATAGTAGATCGTTCTCCTGCAGTTTCTAGCGCCGCTTTGGTCTCTTCGTTACACTTGACCAATATATCTGGGGATGTTGCGCGCAGATGGGCGAATGAAGCTCAGGAAGCATTATACTCGAACAATGTAATGGTTCAGTATCATGCTCTGGGTGTTTTGTATCAAGCTCGAAAATCTGACAAACACGCTGTAATTAAGTTAGTTGCAAAACTTATGAAAACCTTTCCGAAGAGTCCCTATGCTGCTTGTATGTTGATTCGAATGGCATGTAAATTGCTGGACGAAGTTGACGGTAGTGAAGAATTGATAGCATTTATTGAGTATTGCCTGCGTCAAAAATCGGAAAtggtggtgtacgaagcagcgCACGCATTGGTGAATCTTGGCAGAAGCGGCGCTAGGGAAATAGGCCCTGCCATTAGCGTTCTTCAATTATTCTGCGGATCAGCTAAGCCGGCTTTGAGATTTGCCGCAGTTAGGACATTGAATAAAGTTGCTATGACCCATCCAGCGGCAGTCACCGCTTGCAACTTGGATTTAGAAAATTTGATTACAGATTCAAACAGGTCGATCGCTACGCTGGCAATCACTACTCTTCTAAAGACTGGTGCGGAAAGCTCCGTAGATCGATTAATGAAACAAATTGCAACATTTGTGTCCGAAATCTCGGATGAATTTAAGGTTGTTGTTGTTCAAGCCATAAG GGCTTTGTGTCAAAAGTTTCCTCGCAAGCACGTAGTTCTGATGAATTTTCTATCCGCTATGCTAAGAGACGAAGGAGGCCTCGAATACAAGGCAGCGATCGCGGACACAATAATTGCTGTTATGGAAGGGAACGCCGAAGCAAAGGAAGCAGGCCTGGCACATCTCTGTGAATTCATCGAAGACTGCGAACATATTTCCCTCGCCGTTCGCATTTTGCATTTACTCGGGCAAGAAGGGCCAACTTCCAAACAGCCATCCAGATACATCCGTTTCATTTATAATCGCGTGATCCTGGAAAGTGCTAGCGTTCGAGCAGCTGCAGTTACTGCGTTGGCACGTTTCGCTGCCGCGTGTCCTCCGTTGTTGCCTAACGTGTTAGTTTTATTATCACGTTGTCAGTTGGACTCTGATGACGAGGTCCGCGATCGTGCAGCTTATTATTGCGCTATACTCCAACAGCAAAGCGATCCAACTATTCTTCCCTTGGTACAACCACCCCTTTTGTCTGTGCCTAGTTTAGAGAGAGCCTTAAAAAATTACATTCACACACCTATGGACGAACCGTTCGATATTTCTCTG ATTCCTCCAGCACAAACAGCGGAAGAACCACCGCAAATAGAAGACCATACAATCGTGAAACAACAAGTAATTCGTATGACGAGAGAAGAATGCGCCATGAATCGGATGCTACAGATACCACAGTTGGCTATGGAGATTCGCAATTCGATACTAGTCAGCACCTCGCTTCCCTTCGATCTAACAGAATCGGAGACAGAATACAACGTGAAGTGTATCAAGCATACGTTCTCGGATATTCTTGTTTTAGAATTCAGCTGTATGAACACGATTTATAATCAGACTCTGGAGGATGTAACGGTAGTTCTTGATCTATACGAAGG TTACTCGGTCGTTTGCGAAGTTCCGTGTCCAGTTTTAGAATATTACCAACCAGGAGAAACTTACACAGTATTAAAATATCCAGAGGATGTTCACGCTAGCGTTACCACCATTCCCGCAACTCTGCGGTTCACGGTTTGCGACCGCGATCCTGACACAGGTCCTGAACCAGAATACAAAGACGAATATATG TTGGACATCGTGGAAATGACTCTCGCTGATCAAGTTCGAGGGCTTGGAAATAGAGGTATAGATTTCAATGCTGCATGGGCTGCAGCCACTGCAAAGGGATACACCATGTTGGAGGAGACGTTCGCTTTAGGCCCATCTGTATCGAGCTTACAAGGAGCCATTCAAATTCTTACAGAATTTTTAGGACTAGAGGATGTAGACCGAACAAATCGAGTTCAGGCAGGTGCTACCGCGCATAATCTGTTATTAGGCGGCTATTTCAGAGGCGAAAAAGAAATTCTTGCTCGCGCGAGATTAGCATTATCCGGCGCTCAAGTGACAATGCAACTGACAGTTCTATGTTCAGATCCGGATGTTGCAGAATTAATCATTTCTTCTGTAGGATAA